A part of Maridesulfovibrio hydrothermalis AM13 = DSM 14728 genomic DNA contains:
- the ilvN gene encoding acetolactate synthase small subunit, translating into MKHTISALVKNRPGVLAESSTAFHNNSINITSISCGETENMEVSRMVICAEGSDEDIAKVTKDLQAMDFVIKLDDLARKEFVDRELVLIKVDVNKDSMSQIMQIFEVFRADVVGMGQKTITVELSGDQERVEGLIKILHPFGIKSMCRTGMIALKRGDE; encoded by the coding sequence ATGAAACATACAATTTCTGCACTTGTAAAAAACAGACCCGGCGTTCTGGCTGAATCTTCTACAGCCTTCCATAACAACAGCATCAACATTACTTCAATTTCCTGCGGTGAAACTGAAAACATGGAAGTGTCACGGATGGTCATCTGCGCCGAGGGAAGCGATGAAGATATCGCAAAAGTAACAAAAGACCTGCAGGCTATGGACTTTGTAATTAAACTCGATGATCTCGCCCGCAAAGAATTTGTGGACCGCGAACTGGTACTCATCAAGGTTGATGTCAACAAAGACTCCATGTCTCAAATCATGCAGATTTTTGAAGTTTTCCGGGCTGATGTTGTCGGCATGGGCCAGAAAACCATTACCGTTGAACTAAGCGGAGATCAGGAACGGGTTGAAGGGCTTATCAAAATACTGCACCCCTTCGGTATTAAAAGTATGTGTCGTACAGGAATGATTGCCCTGAAACGAGGCGACGAATAA
- a CDS encoding bifunctional enoyl-CoA hydratase/phosphate acetyltransferase has protein sequence MSEEARITGHTEPDISEKLKGAPMTITSLDDIIEAVRKNGKKTRVAIAPCAEEFVMRSALTAHQEGIAEPVFIGNKKKAFSVAKQHGMKIDDCEFYEENDDAQAVNKAVSLFNEGKTDLIMKGLISTSVILKAILNKQTGVPTKGIISHVSAFESPEGDRLILLTDAGVNIKPNLQRKTDILRNALDVARKLGIEQPKAAILAATEKVNYPAMPATLDADIMAKMSAEGAFGDARVTGPLALDLALSISAAACKGINDPVAGSADILLTPEIESGNILYKALTTIAGKTLASVVVGSAVPIVVPSRGDSDSSKFNSIALACYLAGY, from the coding sequence TTGTCAGAAGAAGCCAGAATCACAGGCCATACAGAACCGGATATTTCAGAAAAATTAAAAGGTGCGCCCATGACCATCACCTCACTGGACGACATTATTGAAGCAGTGCGCAAGAACGGGAAAAAAACAAGAGTGGCAATTGCCCCTTGTGCCGAAGAATTTGTCATGCGCTCAGCACTGACAGCTCATCAGGAAGGCATTGCAGAGCCTGTTTTCATAGGCAACAAAAAAAAAGCATTTTCTGTTGCTAAGCAACACGGCATGAAAATTGACGACTGTGAATTTTATGAAGAAAATGATGACGCACAAGCTGTCAACAAGGCTGTTTCCTTATTTAATGAAGGAAAAACAGACCTCATAATGAAAGGGCTGATCAGCACCAGCGTAATATTAAAAGCCATACTCAACAAACAGACCGGCGTTCCGACCAAAGGAATTATCAGTCATGTTTCAGCTTTTGAATCACCTGAGGGGGATAGACTTATCCTGCTGACCGATGCCGGAGTCAACATCAAACCGAACCTGCAGCGTAAGACTGATATCCTGCGTAACGCACTTGATGTAGCCCGCAAACTTGGTATCGAGCAGCCCAAAGCAGCAATCCTTGCTGCAACTGAAAAAGTAAACTATCCGGCCATGCCTGCCACTCTTGATGCTGATATCATGGCTAAAATGTCTGCTGAAGGAGCTTTTGGTGATGCCCGTGTAACCGGCCCCCTTGCCCTCGACCTTGCACTTTCAATTTCTGCAGCTGCCTGCAAAGGAATCAACGATCCGGTTGCCGGAAGCGCGGATATTCTACTCACCCCGGAAATTGAGAGCGGAAATATTCTCTACAAGGCTCTAACAACCATTGCAGGCAAAACACTCGCCAGTGTGGTTGTAGGCAGTGCTGTTCCTATTGTGGTTCCTTCACGGGGAGATTCAGACAGTTCTAAATTCAACTCTATTGCTCTGGCATGTTATCTGGCTGGATATTAA